The Microcystis panniformis FACHB-1757 region AATCGGGAGTCGAGTCCCTCCTGTCCCAGCAGGTAGCGGACTAGCTGCTCATCAGGCTTGAGGTAGCAAGCAAGTAAGGGCGGCTGCACCTGATGGGGGTCGGCCAACAGATGGAGCAGTCGATGGCGGAGTAGGGGCGCTTCTGGGGCAACCCTAGACCTTTGCCACAGCTTGGTTGGGGCTGAAGAACACAGCAGGTTGAGGGCGAGATCTACTGTGGGTCGCCTGCGAGTTACGTCGTCCTGGAGGTAGGCGTAAAGCCTTTCGTAGCGCAGGTCGAGTTCGGGAGCGAGGGCAATCACGAGTAGCGCTAGGTCGAAGACGGACAGGTCAAAGGTTTGCTTGAGCCAGGCTAGGCGGGATGCTTTGTCGGCTAACTCAGAAAAGGATGGCTCCCAAGCTTCTCCTCCAAGTTTCAGGACAGGCTCTCCTGGCTGGCGCACTAACATTTGCTCTACATCTTCCTGCGTGAGATAAAGACCTTGATAGGCTTCAGTTGCTGGGTCTTTGGCATAGGTTGCTTGAGCGGCAACTACTGCTTTTTCTAGCAGTTTGTCTAACCACTGCAAAGCTGGTAACAGATTTTCCAACCATGCCTTACTAGCTTCGATAACCATGATAAAAGCCACAGAGAAACAGAGGACACGGAGTTTTTTTATTTAGGTTTTGCATCATGGCAGTTTTTTTGAATATTAATTACTTCAGTTGGTTTGAGTGAGAGGTTCTACTATTTCAACAACGTCAAGGTTTTCTTCTTCCTCAGTTTTAGCGAGTAACTCTTCTAATACTTGAATAGCGCCACTGATGCGAAGCATGGTATTTCTTAGATTGAGTCCTTGTGTTTCTAAATCAGCTAACATTTTTTGACCAGACTCATATTCTGCTTTGAGTTGTTCGAGGCGTTCTTTGATTTGTTTTTTCATAGGAATAATGCGTTGAAAAAATTTGCTTTTAACTTAAATCATAACATAAAAGCTGATTTTGCAATGGTTTGGCAGATTAATTATCGCCGATTTCATAAATTATCTACTCTCCTAGATCTTTATTGATGATAGCATGGTATAAGATGCCTAAAATTTTGTTGATGTCTTTAATGTAATACTCACTCAAATCAATCTGAACGGTTTGACCTACAAGTTTTAAAAATCTCCAGATAGTTCCAATTGTCACGACTCCGTAAATGACAGAAATTTCATTACCTTCCTGTTGGTTAAAGATTTGAGCGGCGATTGCTTCAGCAATACACTGACCAAATCCTGAGTTTAAGTTTTCATTTTTCGCTTCAACAATTGTGACAATCGGCTGACGAATAAATAACTGTTCTGGATTTTTACTGATAATAAAGTCGCAAATACCGTTCAAGCCTTGGCTGAAATCTACAGTAAAATCAACTCCAGAAAATAGACTAATTTGGTGTTTTAATTTTCTTCGCAACTCTAATAAGACAGGAGCAATAATCATTTCTGAACGAGCTTTTTCGGTGTTGATAGCTACTGCTAAATCGACTGTTTCTTGGAGAGTTGTTATTAAATATTCACTACCCTCTACTTCTGGGATGGAGGCGAATAATTCAGAGTTTTCCCGAATGGTTAAATCAAAAAGTTTTACTAATTCATCTAACTTGAAATTGCTATAAACCATTGACACTCACCGCCTTTTATTGTTCAAATAAAATTCTGATAAACACCACAGAGACACAGAGGACACGGAGTTTTTTTGTTGCTGATTCAGTGTTCGCTCTGTTGTTTTGCTTCCCTAAGTTCTCGCATTCGCTGTTGATATTTTAAGGCTACTTCTGTTGATATTTCACAAATTTCTCTCGCTTGTTGTTCAGCAATTTTGAACTGTTCTAGCATGGCTAATAAGGTTTTTTCATCGGGCAGTTTTTTCATGGGTTATTTCCTAAAAAATCAATAAGTCTTTGCAAGCGGATTTTTTCTTCTATGATTTTTCCTTGCAACATTCCCAAATCTTCTCCTGCTTCTTGAATTAATTCCCTCGGCACGTCTTCATCAGAAATAGTATCAATAGTGGTTTGGATTTGTCGTCTTGCTGTTTCTAGGAAAAACAGAATCGTGTTAAGATAAGCAAAATACTGCATTAGTATAACATTTTCTGGGAAATAAGACAATAAGCTTCTAAGCAGATTAATTCCTTGTGCTGCTTGTTGTTCAATTTCGTTTAACTGTCGATCAAGTTGATTGATGAGAATTTGGATTTTTGGGGGAATGGACATAGTTATCGGGACTCTCCCGTATTTGTGATACAAAATCTTATTATTGGTAACAATAAGAAACACCACAGAGACACAGAGGACACGGAGTTTTTTTTGTTGCTGTGTTAGTTCACTACTGGACTAGGAAAAGCTAAAATTCAAACTGAAATTGTTCATCAGAGTTTAAGCATTAATTTTTTCGTTGATTTTTCCTTCTAATTTTTTAATGATTTTATAGAGTTCTTGCGTGGCAGAAATATGAAGCATTGACAAGGCATCATAGTCAACAACATGAAAATCATCTACTTCTCGACCGTACACAAAAATATCGCCTGTGTAGTTAAGGGAAATTTTGAATTTATCGGTTTTGATGTCTTCAACGGTAAATAATTGGCTGTCGTTGTCATTCCAGAAGATTTTAACTTTATCCCCAATCTTTAAATTATGATTGTTTAATGTCACCCAGTTTTCTTCAATAATGGCAAATTCCAAAATATCAGGAACGGTATCAACATAGGTTGACACTGCTTGGGGATAAACGGTAACAATTGCTTGTCCGAAGGTAGGGTTAAACATGGCTTTATCACCAGTGATGAGAATGAATTCAGTCATAGATTAATATCATCCTCCGGCCCTAAAGGTAATCCCATCTAAAGAAACCCACACATTACTTCCTGATACTACTGTAACTTGTCCATCAGCAAGAATATCAACCCGACCAATTGTATTAAGATTGGTTTGAACTGCTTGAAGTTCTCGATTGGAAGGTCTATAACCAACAGGAAGCGTAAAAATAGTAGTATTGTTAGTACCATTCTTGACTAACCCTCTGAGGTGAACTATTCCCAAACTATCTTTGAAATATCCAGCAGGATTATAGGTGGTATCATAATTTGTCCAACTATTCATAAATGCTGGGACTATCCAGGCTTCCTCGCTGTTAAAGTTGTTAAAGTTAAATGATAGCTGACTAAAAGCATAGCCCGTTTTTAAATGAGCATTAGGACCTCGATAAGCTTGTAATACTTCTATACATTTTGATTCTCCTTTAATAAAAAACAGTGCATAAGAAACACGATACTCTGCGCTAAAGGCTTGTTTCCCATTAATCGCATCCAACAGAGTAGCTGCTGAACCACCTCTGGGAGCCTTACTTAAAGCATCATAGCTGGCAACAGCTACTAAATCTCCAGCTGCGGCATTAGAGTTAACCCAATCAGCCCAATTATTCCAATTTGTCTTATCTCCATATACATCGTGATTCGCCTTACGTCTATAAGCACCACCTGGGTTGAGAATTATCGTATTCAATCCACGTTGTGTTGTCAGCCCAAAATCAAAGTTGGCAATCTTTAAAAATGTAATATTTCCCTCTGTTGACTCAAAGGCTGATCCTCTTAAATAGATATCATATACATCAATAATTTTATTAGCCGATAAATTAGGAATACGAGCAACATTTAATGTTCCTGTAGCAATATTTGTCGCATCAATTGTCCCCGTAATTGTACCAGTTACTTTTAAATCACCATTGATCTCTAACTTTGTACCTGGGTTTGTTGTTCCGATACCAACATTACCATCTTTGATAACCATTTGTACTGCTCCACCACCAGGATTGAGTTCCTCGTCATTATGGGAACCACCTTTATACCAAGCAAAGTTTGCATCGCTACGAAAATATTGGGTCAAATTTTGTACGCCAATTCCATAGCCAGTTGACCATAAATTAAGCATTTGACGCACTTGTGAACCAAAACTAACTGAACCTGTTACGGTGAGATTATTTTGAATTGTCAGCGCCCCCGTCATCGTATCCCCGGCTTTTTTCACGACTCCCGTTAAGGTTGAACCATCTCCGAGAAATGAGGTAGCTTGGACACTGCCATTAACCTCCAATCTTTGGGTAGGAGGGGCGGTGGTGGCAATACCGACGTTGCCAGTAACTGTCAGGTTGCCCCCTGAAAACTTGAAATTAGCTCCATTCTCGGCAACAAACCGAAACTCCTTAATGCCGTCATCTCCTGCTTGAATATATCCATAGCGCTTAAGATCTTGATCTGCTCCGCTCTTACTGTGATACCAATTAATGAAAGGTGGCTCAGGATTTTTACTCTCAAAGGAAGCTATCAAGCCGTATTTACCACCACTTTGACTAATTGTCAGCGCCCCCGTCATCGTATCCCCGGCTTTTTTCACTGCCAAATTGATGGCAGTCGTTACCTCGCTATCCCGGGCAATTGCTGGGTCAATTCTCGCCTCACTAATCACCCCCGTACTCGCATTAATCTGAGTAACAAGGCGGTTCGTTCCTCCCTGGTTATCGATTTGGGCGGCGGTTGTTTGGTGGGGGTTATTGGTGTTAATGGTGTGAGTATCCAACTTAGTCCCATCAGCAGAAACATCCCGACCATCCACTGTCCCAGTCACTTCCAGCTTACCAGTAACTCTCAGGTTACTTTGTAAATCGGCGCGTCCGGCGGCTCCTAAACGCATCTTGGACCATTGGGACGGATCAACATTAGGATCGGTTAAAGTGAGACTACGGGCTTCTAAATCGCCAGCAACGACCCCAGCAGCACGCCGCCGATTAACTCCCTCTCCTTCATCGGTGGCTGTAATTTTGCCCTCAGAGTTCACTGTCACCCGCCCCAAGATCAATTGCAGACTCAATTGATCAGCGGAAGGGGGATTTTCACTTATCTTAATGGTGGGGATTTCTTGTACGCGGGTAAAGCCTTCCACTCCCGTTTCATTCGTCTTATCGACTTGCTCATACTCGTGGGCGATAGTAACATAGACCGTTTTATTAACAAAGCCAGATAAATCTTTATCAGCTTTCTCCACTAGCACAATCTCTCGTCCCTTACTGTCAATCGCCATGCCTTCAGCAATTTCTATCTGGGACGAACCAATAGTATATTGTAATTTTAAGCCATCGGCGATGCCCCAAGTGTGGAGATTCTCATTGTGTCGCCGTCTCATCTCTAGGTGATAGGTTTGTTCCTCAGTAAAATCGGGGGCTCGCAGGAATTGCCCGTTAAAGTAATTTAAGCGTTTGATTGGGTTAGCCATCTTTCGTCTCCTTGGGTAAGTTTAGATTGCAGTACAGATAGTGTTAGGTCGGTTATCTTCAAAGCGGATCTAAAAGAGTATCGATGCCTACAGTGGAATTAACATCAATCCGAAATACAGGCGTTACTACTGTAATCGGTTGGCGATAGTCAGTGTGAGCTGGTTTTTGTAAATCGACAATAGCGGTAACAATCTCTTGCTGTTGCTTGCGCCGTTCAGGATTGGCCGTTGGCAAAACAATTTGCACCCAAAAGAAGAAGGGAGCGCCACCATCAAGGATGGTATCTTTACCAATGGTAGCATGGACACCTACCTGAAATGGCGCGTTCAGTTCATTGACCTGCACACCAACATCAGATGTCGTCTGTACCCCCGTTTGGGTATAAATAATTAAAGCCTCTTCTAAACCGCGTTTGGTGCCTCGCAGCCGATACAATTGAGTTGCTCTAGCAATCAATAGTCGTTTCTTATTTTCTTCCCAATCATCCCGCAGAGTCAAGGCTACCCAACTAGCCAGCCAAGGTAAGAAATCCCTAGTAGTGTGTTGAGATGCGTTTAAGTTTGCTCCTGGCTCAAAATACCGATAAACTCCTGCTAACTGGGTTGTTCCGCTACCATCAGTGATGTTTCCTCCCCCCAGAATTTCTTCTAGACCCGGTTGAGGAACTTCTGAAGATACTTCTCCTAAACCAAGGAGGATTCTTTCAAAAGCCAGTAGAAAGCGACCGAGAAAATTCGGCTGGTTAGCTTCACTATCTTCTTGAAAAATAGCCGGTAGGTAATTTAGTAAAATACTCGCCTGTCCAGTTCTTTCATTAATTGTCATAAAATCCTCTCCAGAAAAAATTGTTTGATCACTTACTCGCTTAACCAGTAATAGCTGAATCCACCTCAACCTGCGATCGCAAATCAATCACTTCTCCTGCTTTGATTAACAGCCATCCCCCTTTTTGGATGCGATCGCCAGATAATTCAATAGAAGTAACCTGATTAATAGCCAAATTTAATTCTTCAAAAGAACCTGTTTCAACATACGAAGTAACCTGATTAATAGCCAAATTTAATTCTTCAAAAGAACCTGTTTCAACATACTTGGAATTTTCTAAGCGCAAGCTACTCATTTTGATTGTTTTAGCGGCGGTAACTTCAATTTTCATGGCAGTTTCACCATCCGGGTTTAGGTCGCGAATTGTTGGATATAAAGGATGGAAGAAAGCTCGAGTTTGGCTTTTAATTTGCCGCCTCAGTAAGTCGGGATTGGCTCCCGAAGCAGCTCTAACTTTAATGGTTAACTGCACTACCAAAAAATTAGCACTAGGTGCGATCGCTATCTGGTCTAGTTTGAGGCGGTTTGCCGGCAGATAATGGTCATACAGTTCCAGTCCAATCGGTTCCCCCCGATCATTCCAGAGGGTTTCTGTTGCTAGGCAATGTTGATCTTCTGGCTGGCACTCGCTGACAAGTAGAACGTCTGTTAAATAATCAATTCCGTCAATTTTTTCTAGTAATTCATACACCTCCGAGACGTGAACATCTCGACTAAAAGGCCAGTTTTCCGGGTCAAGGAATTGCTGCATAGCTTTGACGATGCCGTTGCTGACTGTCTCAGTGAGTACATCAGAGCGACGAGCAACGAGAATTTCCACACTGATAGGAGTATAGGTCGGACCGACAACCGACAGGCGAGTAGTGAGGATAGACCGTTGCTGAAGATATCCCTGAAGTGCATCTCGTAGTAGAGTCGTTGGTTGGGGTCCTAATTGATTGGCACTGTCACTATCTTTATCAGGTAGAATCAGAACACTAACATAGTTAGGTTTACTTTGCTTCTTTTCTTCTTCCCTCCCTGCTCCTAAATAGCGTTGCGGAACACAGTAAGCGCGTTTAATTTTTTGGCTCACTTTTGAGGGTAAATTTTCTTCTTTTACCTCTAAATTAGTAGTATCCCACCATTCTTTGCAGCGGTCTTTAAGAGATTTTTCAAGTAATTTGTCCGCCTTTTCTTCTTGCTGCATCTGCACTAACCAGATGTTAAATTTTTCCTGACTTAGGGTTTCGTAATCTTCAGCCGTTATTGCTCGATATTCATCCCGCAAATTTAAAACAGCATCCTGGATTTCTTGTGCTAAATCCTGATTTTGCTCGGCAACCCAATCAGGTCCATTAAGCAACCGCAAAAATGTTCGCAAGTTATCATCAGTTATTCGATTTTGCCGATACAGCAACATTTCCGTCAAGTAGGCCAACATTTCAATCAGGGTAATGCCTGGATCGGAGGGATTATAATTTGTCCATTCCGGGGCGTAGTTAGGAATCAGTCTGAGGGCTTCGGCAACAAGATCCTCATAAGTGCGGTCATCTAAGTTAGGCAATTCTAAAGGCATGGTAAATAATTCACAATTTAATTAATTTTCAATCTTCAAAAACTGCAAGCTTCCTCAAGATTCCTCAAAAAATAGGCTGATGGTGTGAGTACCAGAATAGACTAAGAAACGGCCGGTCTTTCTTATCGCCTCAACCTCCTGAGAAACCCTGCCATCATCGACCAGGAGGCGGCGAATATAACTGACCCCCGGGACGGCTTCTAATAGGGCATAAAAATCGGATTTGTAGGGTTCGCGTCCAAAATCCCAGCCATTGCCATCTAATCCGCCCGTCAGGGGGTGTAAAAATTGCTCTAGGGTTGCTTTAACTGCTTGTTCGACAGCACTGGCTCCTTCGAGTGAACTCAAAGCAATTTCGACATTAACGCTTACTGGGATATAAGGAGGCCCAACCACCAGAATCTCGACAGTTGGACAAGCACGCGCTCTGAGAAACTTTTCAACTCGGCTAATCAGTTCCAGACTTGGTAGAGGCTTGAGCGCCTCAGAGCGCGGTACGATGATGATGCTGGTTGTTCCCCGTCTAGGTGCTTGCTCAGGTGGATCTCCTAGCCAATGTAGAGGTAGGCATTTCGCCCTTGCCACCTCTGGGGAAGCCAGTTTTGCTAAGTCTTCGTAATCTTCTAGGGTGACGGCGCGATCGCGGTGACGGATAGTTTCAGGGAGGCGATCGCGCAGGGATTCCAGGGTCTCTGCTTCTGCTCCACCCACCGCCGCTTGTAAGTTGGTCACTTTCTCGATGTAGGGAACTGTGGTCTTCAGTTGCACAATACTATCAACAGGTTTATTCCCCGCTTTGCCACCGCCTGTCTGATACCGCGCTATCCTTAGATTACCAGTTCCCAGAGGCGGAATCAGCCCGTTGCGTCCGTTACCAAACCGAATTTTGCCCGTAAGCTGGTCGAGGACGTAGTGGCGATCGCGGGAACTTGAGCCATAAAAATCAGGAACTTGCTGCCATTGTACCCAGACTTCTCGAGAATTGGGAGTTGGGGTAATCGGGTTGCTATTTCCTGGCAGTTTTAGTCTCTCTAGCTCTAGTTCTGAAGGTTTTTCTGGTTCTCTGACCTCTAATTGTGGGTTTTGCAGGACGGGAAAGCGAGTCGTTTGGAAAATTTGATTTTCTGACCCGTTACTAGAACCTAAAATTTCCTTGACAATCGTGAGCGTTTGGCTGGCAAAAGTTGTATTGAGGGCAAGGTTGATGATTCTAGGTTCAATGAGATAGTCTCCTGTTTCCCACTGTACCCGTAACCAGTAACGTTCCGATAAGTCAAACTCGGCTTTAGTTTGACAGTCAGCC contains the following coding sequences:
- a CDS encoding phage tail protein → MTINERTGQASILLNYLPAIFQEDSEANQPNFLGRFLLAFERILLGLGEVSSEVPQPGLEEILGGGNITDGSGTTQLAGVYRYFEPGANLNASQHTTRDFLPWLASWVALTLRDDWEENKKRLLIARATQLYRLRGTKRGLEEALIIYTQTGVQTTSDVGVQVNELNAPFQVGVHATIGKDTILDGGAPFFFWVQIVLPTANPERRKQQQEIVTAIVDLQKPAHTDYRQPITVVTPVFRIDVNSTVGIDTLLDPL